AATCGAAGCTTGGTTAATGGGCTTTATGACATGGATTTCATGATAGACAAGCGGACGTCACCCCCGGTGCGCGGGGCAAGATTGCCGGTTCGGTTTCACAAACTGATCTCGTTTTAATGCCGCCGGCCACGGCAATGCCTGGCGCGGGCGGTGCTGCCGCGCGGTATGACCGGGACGATGCGAGATCGCATCCCGGCCGCCTTTCGACGGTGGTCGGCCGCTGTCACGTGACAGTTCGCGACTCTGGCAGGCGAAGGGGGAGGGACCGCTTATTTGATCAGGGCGGCGACATCCCGGAAGCGCGGATGCGCCGCGGTGCTCAGCCATTCGAACACCGCCATCTCGGTGGTGATGATCTCCACGCCGTGCCCCGCCATGCGCGCCAGGCCTGAATCCTTGTTCGGTTGCGTGCGGGATCCCACGGCGTCCGCCACGACATGGACCTTGCGGCCCAGGTCGATCAGGCCCAGGGCGGTTTGCAGCACGCAGACATGGGTCTCACATCCGGTCAGCACGACGGCGTGGCCGTCGGGCAACTGGTCCAGGAAGCCCGGTGCGGGCACGGCGCTGAAACTCATCTTCTCCACCACCCGGGCGGGATCGGGCGTCAGATCGGGAAGGGTCGGGCCCAGCCCCTTGGGGTTCTGTTCCGTGAACAGCACCGCAATGTCCAGCAATGCCGCAGCCGACAGCAGGCGGCGGATGTTGGCGATGACGGCTGGGCCACCGTCGATGGCGGGCATCAGGCGTCCCTGCGCATCCACCACCACCAGCGTGCTGTTCGTACGGTCCAGGGTCGGCATCCCTTGATCCCCCTTGGTGCGGGGCTTGGGGGCCCCAACCCGGCTGATATGGGAAGCCGGGGGTGGTGCGCTCAAGGGGCCATGCCCGGCGGTCGCGCGATTTTGGCCCCGATGCCGCCTGGTTCCCCCGAACCACGCGGCACTTCTGCCTAAAGTCAGAGGCGCGCTGTTACCGGTATCAGACATCCCGCGTTGATTTGGTAACGCTAACGCGTATGATCACCTGCACTCCGGCATGATCATACAAATACCGGAAGATGGGTTGGACGGGGGTGCCCCCAAGGGCTGTTTCCCCCATGTATAAGAGAGATACGGGCTTGGGAGGGCCTGCCGATGACAAGCGTTCTGGACACGCGCCTGATGGGGGCGAAGGCCCTGGGCCGCTCCATGCTGATGGCCGCCACCGTGCTGGCGGGCATGGCCCCGGCGGTGGGCGCGCACGCCGCCGACACTACCGAGATGCCGCGCCTCGTGCGCCAAGATGGCCGTTTCGCCCTGATGGTCGATGGCGCGCCCTATCTGGTGCTGGGCGCCCAGGCCAACAACTCCAGCAACTGGCCGGCCATGCTGCCGCAGGTTTGGCCGGCGGTGGAGCAGGTGCAGGCCAACACCCTGTTCATGCCCATCGCCTGGCAGCAGATCGAGGCCAAGGAAGGCCAGTTCGACTTCAGCTTCCTGGACACGCTGCTGACCCAGGCGCGGGAACATGACAAGCACCTGGTGCTGCTGTGGTTCGGCACCTGGAAGAACAACGGCCCCGCCTATGCGCCCGACTGGGTGAAGCTGAACAACGACCGCTTCCCCCGCGTGGTCGATGCCAAGGGCCTGATGCGTAATTCGCTGTCGCCGCTGACACCGGCAACGCTGGAGGCGGACAAGAAGGCGTTCGTCGCCTTCATGCGCCATCTGAAGCAGGCAGATCCGCAGCACACCGTCATCATGGTGCAGGTGGAGAACGAGACCGGCACCTACGGCGCCGTGCGTGACTTCCGGCCCGAGGCGCAGAAGGTGTTCGAGGCCAAGGTGCCGGACGACCTGGTCAAGGCCCTGCACAAGCAGCCGGGCACCTGGAAGGAAGTGTTCGGCAAGGATGCCGACGAGTTTTTCCACGCCTGGCACATCGCCCGCTTCGTCGACCAGGTGGCCGCCGCCGGCAAGGCCGAATACCCCATTCCCATGTACGTGAACGCCGCCCTGCGCGACGCGTTCAAGGACCAGGACCCCTACACCTATTCCAGCGGCGGCCCGACCTGGAACGTGCTGGACGTGTGGAAGGCCGGGGCCCCCAACATCGACATGATCGGCCCGGACATCTACGACCGCGGGTACGAGTTCTATACCAAGACGCTGGAGCAGTATAAGCGGCCGGACAACGCCCTGATGGTGGCGGAGACCGGCAACGACCAGGTCTATGCCCGCTATATCTTCGCCACGCTGGGCCACCAGGGCATCGGCTTCGCCCCGTTCGGCATCGATTACACCCGTTATGTGAATTACCCGCTGGGTGCGGCGAAAATCGATCCGGAATCCCTGGAACCGTTCGCCATGAACTTCCGCCTGCTGGGTTCCATGAACCGCGAGCTGGCGGCCCTCAGCCTGAAGGGCAAGGTGTGGGGGGCGTCGGAACCGACGGCGGAACACAGCAACGTCCTGGACATCGGGCCCTATAAGGCCACCATCAGCTATGGCATGCCGCAATTCGGCGATGCCAAGCCCACGGGCAACGACAAGCTCAACGGCGGCGTGGTGATCGCCGAGCTAGCGCCCAACGAGTACCTGGTGGCCGGCTACCACGCCCGGGTGGAGTTCGCCCAGACCACCAAGACCGGCAAGAACGGTTTCATGCTGGCCAGTGTGGAGGAGGGGCACTACCAGGACGGCAAGTGGGTGTTCGACCGCCTGTGGAATGGCGACCAGACCGACTACGGCTTGAACTTCACCTCCGCCCCGCAGATCCTGAAGGTGCGTTTCGCCACCTACTGACGCCGGTTGACGTGATACGGGCCCGGTTGGCGCCGGGCCCGCCCTCCTTTTCAAATCCTCTCCTCTAGGAGACACGACATGAACGTTCGTTCCTGGGCGATGGCCTCTGCCGCCCTGGTGCCCGCGCTGCTGTTGGCCGCTTGCGGCCATGTAATCGATGACAAGACCCCAGTCGCGCAGGCGCCGGCGGCGAAAAACTTCCAGCAGACCCCCGATGGCGTGGTGGTGGCGGTCACCGGTGCCGCCGTCCACAAGGTCCGTTTGCAGGTCGTCAGCGACCGCATCATCCATGTGACGGCGGTG
The DNA window shown above is from Azospirillaceae bacterium and carries:
- a CDS encoding isochorismatase family protein; its protein translation is MPTLDRTNSTLVVVDAQGRLMPAIDGGPAVIANIRRLLSAAALLDIAVLFTEQNPKGLGPTLPDLTPDPARVVEKMSFSAVPAPGFLDQLPDGHAVVLTGCETHVCVLQTALGLIDLGRKVHVVADAVGSRTQPNKDSGLARMAGHGVEIITTEMAVFEWLSTAAHPRFRDVAALIK
- a CDS encoding DUF5597 domain-containing protein, producing the protein MTSVLDTRLMGAKALGRSMLMAATVLAGMAPAVGAHAADTTEMPRLVRQDGRFALMVDGAPYLVLGAQANNSSNWPAMLPQVWPAVEQVQANTLFMPIAWQQIEAKEGQFDFSFLDTLLTQAREHDKHLVLLWFGTWKNNGPAYAPDWVKLNNDRFPRVVDAKGLMRNSLSPLTPATLEADKKAFVAFMRHLKQADPQHTVIMVQVENETGTYGAVRDFRPEAQKVFEAKVPDDLVKALHKQPGTWKEVFGKDADEFFHAWHIARFVDQVAAAGKAEYPIPMYVNAALRDAFKDQDPYTYSSGGPTWNVLDVWKAGAPNIDMIGPDIYDRGYEFYTKTLEQYKRPDNALMVAETGNDQVYARYIFATLGHQGIGFAPFGIDYTRYVNYPLGAAKIDPESLEPFAMNFRLLGSMNRELAALSLKGKVWGASEPTAEHSNVLDIGPYKATISYGMPQFGDAKPTGNDKLNGGVVIAELAPNEYLVAGYHARVEFAQTTKTGKNGFMLASVEEGHYQDGKWVFDRLWNGDQTDYGLNFTSAPQILKVRFATY